The genomic stretch TATCATACACGGACAGAAAATTCTGAATATTTATATTCCTTAGACTTACTTATGAGCGTGTCTTCAATCTCGTTTCCTGTTGGCAGTAGGTTGGATTGGGTAGGTTCCATAGGCAGGCTGATGATCTGATTGGTCTTATTTATCTTCGTCAGCGTTACCTTGGCCATGGGTGGGAGGTGCTTCAGGCGGGGGTAGAAGAAGGAGTTGGCAGGATGGCTAGGGACGGAAGAGGTGATCTGTGGATGGGAAAAGAGACAAGCAATAGCAGAGGTGAATAGAGGGCAATCACTCTTTTATAGCACAATAGCAGTTTATCACCTGTGccaaagaaacacagcaaatatGATCTAAATACATTAGGTAGCATACTGCAGTGCTTATGCTAATGATTTTAAGATGTTATGTTCGTGCTAAAATGTTGCACATCTAAAAAGAAACAGCACAGTAGAAACTATAGATCAACAAATATCTGATCCTCTGTATATATAATACTCTATCAATGAAGTAACGGTGTGTTAGAGGTAATTTAATGGTTATTGCTATGTCACAATTGTCCTACTTTTGCAATAGAAAGTAGAAAGAAGCATGTAAAAATTCACATTTCTGTACACCACATAAAATTGGTGCAAAACAATGTGCACTTGTGCAATGTGTACGTCTCTGCCAACACCAGCTGTAACAAGCAACTTGGCTTTGTGGGATGGATGTTGGCTGATAAGACTGACCCACCTGTGTGACTTTGTCCTGTGGGATGGTCTCAAAGTTGGGAGAAGAGAAGGTGAACCCGCTGTCAGTTCCTGCATCATAGGGGAAGAGCTCCAGCGACACACTCTCTTTCCACTGGTCACCATCACACAGGTCAACGCTGTCCACACCCACAAACCAGTCTGGGCTTGGAACGATCCGCACGATAAACGACAGCTgcaaatgcagaggaggaagtaGAGCGTGGGGAAGGAGATGGGGCGTAAAGAGggaaaaataagaaagagaaggaaacgAGGAGGTGGGTCAGAGTGAGAGATGGAGATAAGGAGTGAAaatgagatggagagaaaagaggagaaaggcaTGGGTGAGAAGGGAAATGCATAAGGGATGTTATTTTATGTTCCCatatatgctttttttgtttgtaagtGGATCATAGTCTAACATCATTGTGTCAGTCGGACAGTGGCCTATAGATGCAAGAAGTTATAGAGGAAGAATTGGGTAATAGTGCTTTGAGCTGAAGTCAGTATATATTACATTCAATCTGTTGTAAATGGAAATTCAAACTATAGTGTAATTATTCTAACACATTCCATTTTAGCAAAAATGTATATGCCTGATGTATCTATCCATTATTAAACTTTAACAATTGCAGTGGAACTGCCAGGGATAACTGGAGCCCTTTGAAAGTTGCAGGTAAAATATAGACTTTGCCAGGCTGATTTTGGCGATAAACCATCCTCGATTCCCTCTTTTTAAGTTAAATAACCAGACTTTTTATACGATATATCAGTATGCTATAATAGATTCAAAAAGTACTGTATGCATCACTTCTCATTTGAAATTGTGAATGAAAGTGATAGTAAAAGTCTGTGGTCAAAAACTACACACAGCTATTTCAGTGCCAGAGTACAGTGTGCTTTGTGTTGGTGAATATCTTCGATCTCCAACTGGCCTTTGACCATTTCTCGCACCTCTAAACCAAACCTCTGTTTCCTCTATTCCTCCCAACTCTGCCTCGTCTCTTTTCCAAGTCTAACATAGTGTTGGGTcagatactgtactgtatgtccccAGGTTTATGACCTACCCAGAGACCCATCAGTATGAAGTTTAACAGCCAGCTCCTGCTGAGTTTTACATAATTTGTAGACATAAATTAGACTCGCTATGTTTCAGAAGCTCTCTTTAGGGTGCAGCTTATGGAAACTTGGAGGCAGCTGTTTTAACCCTTCGAATTAACCCTTTTGTTGCATCAACCTTGTTGAAATGGCATAATGCTGCTCTTTCTCATAATATAACTCTTTTTATGGTCAACAGTTAACAGTATTATGACAACCTATTACTTAGCTAAAAAAAGACACTTGTGGCATTAAAGTAAGAATTCAGgttattttagttgttttaCAACCCTAGTGTTGTTTTTATAGGTCTGGCTGTCACTACTATATGTTGTAGTAAAACTCTCCTCACAACTGTATTGTTGAGACATAGCAACGCAGCAACATTAATAGACATGACTTGACAACAGAGTTTACTCATTTTAAACAGATCAAGTCCACTGCTCAACCACACAAAGTATGATAGGTCAAAGTAGAACCATGAAGTAGCTCTGCAAAGTACAATGGATGTTTCCAGGAGAGTTGGGGTGATATTTTCTACACTTGCCTTCATTTTCACCTCCTAATTGAGTTTATAATGTGGTCAAATTGGAAACCTCCTTCCACTTTACACTAGATTGTAAAGCTGTTGTATAATGTTATCATACCTACCAGAAATTATGGTTACAACAACTTTGTAAGAAAATAAGACCCgggtttttaaaaagaaagtatCTGTTAAGCATGTCCATTTATCCTTGGGTTAATCAAGGCttggtgacatttttaaaaagttctttAGCCCTCTGACCTTGGCAAATAAAAGCACCACACTACCTTGTTATGTATATTGACCCATCATATAAAGCCCCCTAATATACTTGATGCCCTGACCCGGAAACCAGGCGTTAGAGTGACTTACAAAGGAGTGCCTGGCGAAGACCTCAAACTTAGTGTTCATCTGGCCTGTGCCTCCCACAACAGCGGGAGCGGAGAGGATCCCATAAACGCTCTGGATGCGTTCGCCGGCCGTCTCGACTTCCTTCATGAGCGTCCAGGCCTCGCCTTTCTCAGTGAACTCCCTCACTCCGTTGCTGGCAAACTCATTAGACTGCCACATGTGGTAGTCAGAGCTGTGGGTCACCCCTtagagcagagagggagaaaggatAGGATCACAGTTAGTTGTTGCAGCAGCTATTAGTCTGTAGTAGTCAATTTATAGAGGCTCTGAAAGGAAAgttgtttctgtcatttgttgATGAGTGTGTTATATGACtattttttcaaatgtcttaGGTGGATTATTGAGAATATTGCCTCTATATTGACTCAGCATTATAAGGTTTCTTTTGTATTCTTACTCATAGAAGGAAAATGTAATAGTATCCTTTCTATTTTTATCAAATAGgagatatttttttacatttacttccCACATACTGACTCATTTTTCTTAAATGGCTTCCTCTGCTTTTCAAAATTCAGTTTCACATCTGCTTCCAATACTTTGCTCAATTAGATGATGCACTTACCAATAAGGTTTGACCACTGTGCAGGGGGACGATAGACAGGATACTGTTTAGGGAAAGCAGCCTGGGTCCACTTGCCGCTAAACGTTAAGCTGTACTGGGCAGTTTCTGAGGCTGTGCACATGGGAATATCAGTAGGAACAGGCATTGAATGAACGCCTTGGCCCAGTGTCAGCACCATGATGATCAGGTGGTAGAGCGCCTCAGAGGTGGAGAGGATGTTCCTTGTGGTGTCCATTATAATGAGGGCTGATTTTGGGGAGGATGAAGGAGGCCTGATGGAGGtagataaaagagagagaaagaaaacggAGAAGGTTAGTATTGGAGTGCAGTAAAACTATCAAACTCACACAAAGCATGATGCTCAATGTCTTCCAGCAGCCACTTTTACTGCTCTACTGCTGATCCATTGCTGCTCCACCCTAAGAGGTCTGGTTTTAGATTACATTTGCCAACTCTACTATATGTGACTATATACTACTGTATATGTCTTCATTCTAAGGATTCAGTTAATTTAATCCTGCCAAAGAAGATTTCTTTCGTCTGTTTGGCACACTGCCTCTGTCCACGTGCATTTAAAAGCTTTGCAGTAGTGTAGTCTATTTATTTATGACATCTCTACTTGCAATTGTCCTTTTCTCAGTCAGATATGGAACATGACAGGGTGGATAAGGAGAATTAGTGAAAGGTCAAAGCGTCTGGCTGCAGCATCGCTGTCGGTTTAAGAAGTGGGGCATGTGAGTCAGAGAGGAAATTTTTCACTTAAACCTTTTGCGCTGTTTAGA from Thunnus thynnus chromosome 9, fThuThy2.1, whole genome shotgun sequence encodes the following:
- the spon2b gene encoding spondin-2b, producing MDTTRNILSTSEALYHLIIMVLTLGQGVHSMPVPTDIPMCTASETAQYSLTFSGKWTQAAFPKQYPVYRPPAQWSNLIGVTHSSDYHMWQSNEFASNGVREFTEKGEAWTLMKEVETAGERIQSVYGILSAPAVVGGTGQMNTKFEVFARHSFLSFIVRIVPSPDWFVGVDSVDLCDGDQWKESVSLELFPYDAGTDSGFTFSSPNFETIPQDKVTQITSSVPSHPANSFFYPRLKHLPPMAKVTLTKINKTNQIISLPMEPTQSNLLPTGNEIEDTLINTPLDCEMSVWSPWGLCKGKCGDSGVQHRTRYVLMHPANNGAPCPLLEEERKCFPDNCL